A window of Terriglobia bacterium genomic DNA:
CTGGGAGAAATGAAGAACGGAATCATTCAGCCCGGGACGCTGGTCAACCTGAAGACGTTGCCGAATCTCGATTCCATCAAGTTCAGCGAGACCGACGGCCTGCGCATCGGGGCCATGGCCACGCTGGCGAAAATCGAGGCACATCCGGAGATCCGAAAACGCTTTGCCGTGCTGTCGCAGGCGGCGCACTCCGTGGCAACGCCGCAGATTCGCAACGTGGGAACGCTCGGAGGAAATCTGTGCCAGCGTCCGAGATGCTGGTACTACCGCAACCCGGCATTCCACTGTTTGAAAAAGGGCGGCAAGGAATGCTTCTCCGTGTCCGGCGAAAATAAATACAACGCGATCCTGGGAGGTGGTCCGGTCTACATCGTCCATCCCTCCGACTGTGCGCCGGCCTTGATTGCCCTGGGGGCCGAGGTCACTGTGGCGGGACCCCGGGGAACGCGATCCATGCCCCTGGAGAAGTTTTTCGTCCTGCCAAGCGAGAATCCGCTCCGGGAAAACCGCCTTCAGGCGGGGGAGGTGGTGACGGAGGTTCATGTCCCCCCATCGCATGATGCGGGCTCCTCCTCGGCCCGTCACAGCGTCTACTTGAAGGTGAAGGAGCGGGGTGCCTGGGACTTTGCGTTGGCAAGTGCCGCGGTGAGCATGGAGACGAATGCGGGGCTTTGCAAGACGGTCCGCGTCGTGCTTGGAGGCGTGGCGCCGATCCCGTGGCGCAGTCTGCCGGCCGAGAAAATCTGCATGGGCAAACGCGTGGACGAATCGCTCGCGACTGAGGCCGGACAGGCCGCGGTGGCCCAGGCCGTTCCATTGGGCAAGAATGATTACAAAGTGGACATGGCCGCCAATCTGATCAAGCGCGCACTGCTGATCTGTGCGGCATGATCGGCTTGATCTCACAAGATGCACAGGATTCACAGGGCCCATTTAAATATTCTAAGCTTCGGAGTCCTCTGCGTCTCGGCGGTGATTTGCCCCAGAACCAGTCCCAGATCTTGCAACGACGTGCTAAAATCTTCTCATGATCATTGGCATCATCCTTGCTGCCGGGGAGTCCAAGCGCATGGGGACGCCGAAGGCCCTTCTGAAGATCGGTGATCGCCCCTTCATTAACCATATTGCGAACCAGCTGGAGGCTGCTCAGCTCGATCTTATTTACGCGGTGCTCGGTGAAAAGGCCGACCTCATTCAAGAAGTCCTCGACCGCAATATCATCGTCATTCACAATCCAAACTTTAGGGAAGGTCAGATTTCTTCGCTCAGGACCGCGATTGACAAGGTCCAGTATGAGAACTGCGACGGGGTGATTGTCGCCCTCGTGGATCACCCGATGGTCTCGACCACCGTCGTCTCCAAACTCATCGAAAGTTTTTACCAGAGCAAGAAGCGCATCATCATTCCCACCCACACCGGAAAGCGCGGACACCCCGTGCTCTACTCGCGCGAAGTGTTCGCCGAAATCCTCGAAGCCCCTCCGGATCAAAGCGCCAAAGCCATCCGCTTGGAGAACCTCGAAGAAACACTCGAAGTCGAAGTCGATGACCCCGGCATTCTGGTCGACATCGATACCCCCCAGGACTACGAGCGGCATATTGCGACGGCCGCAACTTCCACTGCCATTGACAAGTGAGTAACCCCTCAACTGACGAAGTGGGCGGGCACAGCGAACATGTCCGCGCGTGCCGCAAATATTGGGGTGCCGCAGGCATGCGTTCTTTGCATGCCTGCGCTGCTTGAATTCGACCCCCCTCATCACACAAACTGAATAATACATTGGGGTCAAATCGGGAGAAAGGACATAGCCCACGCTATCCCCGCTCTGGCCTATATCACAATCTAGCCCTGATCGCGCAATCATGGGGTGCCGCAGGCATGCGTTCTTTGCGTGCCTGCGTTGCTTGAATTCGACCCCCCTCATCACACAAACTGAATAATACATTGGGGTCAAATCGGGGGAGAGGACATAGCCCACGCTATCCCCGCTCTGGCCTATATCACAATCTAGCCCTAATCGCGCAATCATGGGGTGCCGCAGCTATGCGTTCTTTGCATGCCTGCGCTGCTTGATCCCGCCAGTTCTCTCCCGAACCTCTCCCGCCTGGGGCAACCCCTTTACCCAAATTTATTGGGTTGTTATATTCGTGATCCGTGAATACCTTTGTCGGAGGGAAGTCGGTCTGTCCACTCAGCGACGAGCCGAAGTTTCTACTTGACTCACAGATGGTCGAGCCATACACTTTCGAACTGTTGGAGGCTCTTGAGCGCTGTTGTTCCGGCGCCTGTCGAACGAACAGGTCGCTGACAGTGCTCGATACCCAATCCAGTCTGTTCTCCCGATCGTCGGCCCAGTTGATTTGCATAAGGAATCTGAGGTTATGCTTTGGCTCGCTCATTTTGCGGTAGTGGCGAACTACTGCAAAAAGTAGTGCGATCAATGCCTCTTTTCTTTTTGATTTCAAGAAGCCCGATTTAGTTCCCCTGGATTTTCCTCACCCAAAGGAAGTAAACGTGGATTCCTGGAGTACAGTCACCCTTTCCACCGATTCGGGTTGTCTTGCTTTATCGGGAATCCGAATGTCGCGCGTTCTCTCGGCAGAACTCTTCCGTGAGTATGCTGGACTCTCCCAAACCTCCGATGGCTCGGCGTCTGGGTTGGCCACGCAATGCCATAACCGATGGATCGATTTGGCGGATTCCCTGGCCGCCTTGCCCGAGCCGGCTGAGCTTGTCGTGGTTATAGGGAGCCGGCCTGATGCGACGGACGAGAGTGCAGGGGTTTCGGTGTCCTTCCTGTCGCTGGGAAGAGGCTCGAGCACCGCCGAGGCTGGAGCCAACTGTGCGCATGCAAGACTCAACCTCTGGACCCTGTTGGAAACCATACTTGATTATGCGGAACTCGAGCCCATTGCAGAGAAGGAACCCCTTGAAGGCGCCATCAATCATCTGCATGAATCTCATGTCATCGAGGTCCGGCGGCGCTTCGAAGAAGTCCGCGTCAGCCACGGCGTCTTTGTAGGGGCCCCCGTGGGTTTTGAAGGCAAAAGGTGTCAACCGGAGTCGGACGAAAAGGAATGCTCGAGCGAGCTCCAATTCACGCACCTCTATCCCTGGGTCCCCAGCGATGACCCCTGGCGTCGCCTCTTGGAAGCATTGAGTGACGATCCGGCGTCCGCGGCACTCGTAATCCACTTCCGGGGTTGGTCACAGGTACCGGAAGATTGCAGGGAGATGGCAAGCCGGGCCTTGGTGGTGGCCGAGAGGATTGCCGCCTTCGATGTGGAGGATCGGACGGAGACTGTGCCGCAGCTCCAGGCCGAGGCGCTGCAACACGAAGCGCTACGACGGCTCTCGATCCTGGAGGGACGTGTGCTCGCCGCCCGGGTCTTCATCACCGCGAGCCGGCCTCCTTCCAGCGCGCTGGTT
This region includes:
- a CDS encoding xanthine dehydrogenase family protein subunit M, producing MKNFHHFNPASLTQATTTLASKPDAWVIAGGIDLLGEMKNGIIQPGTLVNLKTLPNLDSIKFSETDGLRIGAMATLAKIEAHPEIRKRFAVLSQAAHSVATPQIRNVGTLGGNLCQRPRCWYYRNPAFHCLKKGGKECFSVSGENKYNAILGGGPVYIVHPSDCAPALIALGAEVTVAGPRGTRSMPLEKFFVLPSENPLRENRLQAGEVVTEVHVPPSHDAGSSSARHSVYLKVKERGAWDFALASAAVSMETNAGLCKTVRVVLGGVAPIPWRSLPAEKICMGKRVDESLATEAGQAAVAQAVPLGKNDYKVDMAANLIKRALLICAA
- a CDS encoding nucleotidyltransferase family protein, whose protein sequence is MIIGIILAAGESKRMGTPKALLKIGDRPFINHIANQLEAAQLDLIYAVLGEKADLIQEVLDRNIIVIHNPNFREGQISSLRTAIDKVQYENCDGVIVALVDHPMVSTTVVSKLIESFYQSKKRIIIPTHTGKRGHPVLYSREVFAEILEAPPDQSAKAIRLENLEETLEVEVDDPGILVDIDTPQDYERHIATAATSTAIDK